A stretch of the Bombyx mori chromosome 12, ASM3026992v2 genome encodes the following:
- the LOC101737252 gene encoding neuronal acetylcholine receptor subunit beta-4 isoform X1, which yields MSTTYIILLPFLLTCAIASAAECENATSLSLMIDSLLATYDRESPPDSKIVVNLTLHLRHANIRESESTVRILADLQMNWIDKRLSWNAGEWGCSTWLVSSERLWRPDVVLLNAAATTAGDYALRARVSNNGSVSWIKRLDISTPISMQLDNWPNDMQTCTFKFGSRMHNSDEMDFVIDKRIYSMFESGAWDVTDLSSAVQSQDRGEVEARVAMFQMSFRRRAPAHALAAGAVFAVVLLLLLSAAALPPATRPPLAAVSAFISILWQMSVSSRLGEAGSAPRVSRVQAAAAVCAAACCAAAALVCRVQRCRRAPPPPLRSLISNLSNTCDLTPLPEWSCEQSAWWGACGRVLDRALLLLLLLALLLLVLVYCF from the exons ATGTCGACGACTTATATTATTCTGTTACCGTTTCTCCTCACTTGTG CTATAGCTAGTGCGGCAGAATGCGAAAACGCAACATCACTGTCCCTCATGATCGACTCGCTCCTCGCAACGTACGATCGGGAGTCTCCCCCCGACTCCAAAATCGTAGTCAACCTGACCCTGCATTTGAGACATGCTAACATTCGTGAGTCCGAGTCCACCGTGCGGATACTGGCAGATCTTCAAATG AATTGGATCGACAAACGACTGAGTTGGAACGCAGGGGAGTGGGGCTGCAGCACTTGGCTGGTGTCCTCGGAACGCTTGTGGAGGCCTGACGTGGTACTGCTAAACGCGGCTGCAACCACCGCCGGGGACTACGCTCTCCGCGCCCGTGTATCTAATAACGGCTCCGTCTCCTGGATAAAGCGCTTGGACATTAGCACTCCAATTTCTATGCAGTTAGACAATTGGCCCAACGACATGCAGACTTGCACGTTCAAGTTCGGTTCTAGGATGCACAATAGTGACGAAATGGATTTCGTGATTGACAAAAGA ATATACAGTATGTTCGAGTCAGGAGCGTGGGATGTGACGGATCTGTCCAGTGCGGTGCAGAGCCAGGACCGTGGCGAGGTGGAAGCTCGCGTGGCAATGTTCCAGATGTCTTTCCGGAGACGCGCCCCGGCACACGCGCTGGCGGCCGGCGCCGTGTTCGCCGTGGTGCTCCTGCTTCTGCTCTCCGCGGCTGCTTTGCCGCCCGCCACTAGACCACCACTAGCTGCGGTTTCCGCGTTCATCTCTATATTATG GCAGATGTCGGTGTCGAGCCGGCTGGGCGAGGCGGGCAGCGCGCCGCGGGTGTCGCGCgtgcaggcggcggcggcggtgtgCGCGGCGGCGTGCTGTGCGGCGGCGGCGCTCGTGTGTCGCGTGCAGCGCTGCCGCCGCGCGCCGCCCCCGCCGCTCCGGAGCCTCATCTCCAACCTCTCTAATACTTGTGACCTCACTCCACTACCG GAGTGGTCGTGCGAGCAGAGCGCGTGGTGGGGCGCGTGCGGCCGCGTGCTGGACCGCGcgctgctgctgctgctgctgctcGCGCTGCTGCTGCTCGTGCTCGTCTACTGCTTCTGA
- the LOC101737252 gene encoding neuronal acetylcholine receptor subunit beta-4 isoform X2, whose translation MSTTYIILLPFLLTCAIASAAECENATSLSLMIDSLLATYDRESPPDSKIVVNLTLHLRHANIRESESTVRILADLQMNWIDKRLSWNAGEWGCSTWLVSSERLWRPDVVLLNAAATTAGDYALRARVSNNGSVSWIKRLDISTPISMQLDNWPNDMQTCTFKFGSRMHNSDEMDFVIDKRIYSMFESGAWDVTDLSSAVQSQDRGEVEARVAMFQMSFRRRAPAHALAAGAVFAVVLLLLLSAAALPPATRPPLAAVSAFISILWQMSVSSRLGEAGSAPRVSRVQAPPPPLRSLISNLSNTCDLTPLPEWSCEQSAWWGACGRVLDRALLLLLLLALLLLVLVYCF comes from the exons ATGTCGACGACTTATATTATTCTGTTACCGTTTCTCCTCACTTGTG CTATAGCTAGTGCGGCAGAATGCGAAAACGCAACATCACTGTCCCTCATGATCGACTCGCTCCTCGCAACGTACGATCGGGAGTCTCCCCCCGACTCCAAAATCGTAGTCAACCTGACCCTGCATTTGAGACATGCTAACATTCGTGAGTCCGAGTCCACCGTGCGGATACTGGCAGATCTTCAAATG AATTGGATCGACAAACGACTGAGTTGGAACGCAGGGGAGTGGGGCTGCAGCACTTGGCTGGTGTCCTCGGAACGCTTGTGGAGGCCTGACGTGGTACTGCTAAACGCGGCTGCAACCACCGCCGGGGACTACGCTCTCCGCGCCCGTGTATCTAATAACGGCTCCGTCTCCTGGATAAAGCGCTTGGACATTAGCACTCCAATTTCTATGCAGTTAGACAATTGGCCCAACGACATGCAGACTTGCACGTTCAAGTTCGGTTCTAGGATGCACAATAGTGACGAAATGGATTTCGTGATTGACAAAAGA ATATACAGTATGTTCGAGTCAGGAGCGTGGGATGTGACGGATCTGTCCAGTGCGGTGCAGAGCCAGGACCGTGGCGAGGTGGAAGCTCGCGTGGCAATGTTCCAGATGTCTTTCCGGAGACGCGCCCCGGCACACGCGCTGGCGGCCGGCGCCGTGTTCGCCGTGGTGCTCCTGCTTCTGCTCTCCGCGGCTGCTTTGCCGCCCGCCACTAGACCACCACTAGCTGCGGTTTCCGCGTTCATCTCTATATTATG GCAGATGTCGGTGTCGAGCCGGCTGGGCGAGGCGGGCAGCGCGCCGCGGGTGTCGCGCgtgcag GCGCCGCCCCCGCCGCTCCGGAGCCTCATCTCCAACCTCTCTAATACTTGTGACCTCACTCCACTACCG GAGTGGTCGTGCGAGCAGAGCGCGTGGTGGGGCGCGTGCGGCCGCGTGCTGGACCGCGcgctgctgctgctgctgctgctcGCGCTGCTGCTGCTCGTGCTCGTCTACTGCTTCTGA
- the LOC101739734 gene encoding uncharacterized protein LOC101739734 codes for MADNTRLNEDKEISPCLVKEEGFNVRMWGAQRRVTLDVLLICWGIGTWLGVNGLYVQLPLLVERLPEGWALPSSLVLAVQLANIGPILYGLLGRLRPHASDSPYIYGLLIVGTLSLIINAFVYDMTTVIGGADRSLPFLALVFGAALVGCTSSVLFYPYLRHFRDIYLATYLVGEGLSGFLPSILSLIQGVGGEPECLPSEDSTQLVPHYPPPLFSTTVFLVILGAMSAMSLISFFIINNYRVFDSEKVTQTVETKDENIVEERESLVAPKWVGVLVFMVLLNAVNNGLMPSIQSYSCMPYGTRAYHLAVTLGAMANPVACLAGVWLRPVGARVLAGMLLAALVPFVYMTVTALMSPAPPLQYDVIGEVLIVFSWVVVSGVVSYARMWVYGWVRRGGARGMRVCGAVTQLGSASGSAVMYFVVNFTKLFVQPDVCAPLSTGSFSNYENTPQCYLSALTCPPPNETRGGPADCVTASMSDDDHLPSGYLLQFSRVARDGSLRVNIQNNFANAPELPAYDFRREGVVLDLNCPNSKLILEKASKNRAFIHRYTWLLIHNSTYKLETIQKILSDAAVLPDADVTWCAADDILDIHRLNEHQPYVVMDLGLSVNSTIEDLDAVWSTIPTAATRRRHLNNLTINAVVIVSQPQYFKGWSDLSNRQIDTFPKLTYPMLMLCAEDLRFRFNLKQVDEYGVELNGSFTGTVGLLQRGRAELGVASMFMRSDRWRVLHFSSETVALLNAFMFRAPAQSSVSNIFLLPLSRGVWCCAAALLCGSAVLLAVLSCRLVAADPTLQLLTLPEIFVFSIGTVCQQGFYIMPKLSSIRMIMFLTLLTSLFTFTAYSAKIVAILQTPSAAVRTVADLADSHMDVGIQETTYKKVYYAESTDPSILRLFHRKVAPLGERVYMSVVEGVERMRTGLFAFQVERSSGYEIISKTFTESEKCGLMEIEAFKLPMVAVPLRKHSGYRELFGTRLRWQREVGLMSRVRAIWLAARPRCEGRGVGFRAVRLLDMLPALQMLAAGGLVAVVLLILENVYHHYSRTGNVLRR; via the exons GTTAAACGAAGATAAAGAAATATCCCCGTGTCTCGTCAAAGAAGAAGGCTTCAACGTGAGGATGTGGGGCGCTCAAAGACGCGTGACGCTCGATGTGCTGCTCATCTGTTGGGGCATCGGCACCTGGCTCGGAGTGAACGGTCTCTACGTGCAGCTACCTCTGCTCGTCGAGAGGCTGCCCGAGGGCTGGGCCCTGCCGTCCTCGCTGGTGCTGGCCGTGCAGCTCGCCAACATTGGGCCCATTCTGTACGGTCTGCTGGGCCGGCTACGGCCCCACGCTTCAGACTCGCCCTACATCTACGGGCTGCTGATAGTCGGGACGCTGTCGCTCATCATCAACGCGTTCGTCTACGACATGActaccgtgatagggggggcggaCCGCTCGCTGCCTTTCCTCGCGCTGGTGTTCGGCGCGGCTCTCGTCGGATGCACCAGCTCAGTGTTGTTCTATCCGTATTTAAGACATTTTCGGGATATTTATTTGGCGACGTACTTAGTGGGCGAAGGTCTGAGTGGATTCCTGCCAAGCATCCTTTCTCTCATCCAAGGCGTCGGCGGAGAGCCCGAGTGCTTGCCCTCCGAGGACAGCACGCAGCTCGTACCGCACTACCCGCCGCCCTTGTTCAGCACGACCGTGTTCCTCGTAATACTCGGAGCGATGTCGGCCATGAGTCTCATTAgttttttcataataaacaattatagAGTGTTCGACTCTGAAAAAGTGACACAGACAGTTGAGACGAAAGACGAGAATATAGTAGAGGAGCGGGAGTCGCTCGTCGCGCCGAAGTGGGTCGGGGTGCTGGTGTTCATGGTGTTGCTGAACGCGGTGAACAACGGGCTGATGCCGTCGATCCAGTCGTACTCGTGCATGCCGTACGGCACGCGGGCCTACCACCTGGCCGTGACGCTGGGCGCCATGGCCAACCCGGTGGCGTGCCTGGCGGGCGTGTGGCTGCGGCCCGTGGGCGCGCGCGTGCTGGCCGGCATGCTGCTCGCCGCGCTCGTCCCCTTCGTCTACATGACGGTCACGGCGCTCATGAGCCCCGCGCCGCCGCTGCAGTACGACGTCATCGGCGAAGTCTTGATC GTGTTCTCGTGGGTGGTGGTGTCGGGGGTGGTGTCGTACGCGCGCATGTGGGTGTACGGGTGGGTGCGGCGCGGGGGGGCGCGCGGCATGCGGGTGTGCGGCGCCGTCACGCAGCTGGGCTCGGCCTCGGGCTCCGCCGTCATGTACTTCGTCGTCAACTTTACCAAGCTCTTCGTGCAGCCCGATGTCTGCGCCCCTCTCTCTACT GGATCATTTTCGAATTACGAGAACACTCCACAATGTTACCTGAGCGCTTTAACATGCCCTCCTCCAAACGAGACTCGAGGAGGCCCAGCAGATTGTGTAActgcgtccatgagcgatgatgaccacttaccatcag GTTACCTGTTGCAGTTTTCAAGGGTTGCTCGAGACGGTTCCCTCAGAGTTAACATTCAGAATAACTTCGCTAATGCACCGGAGCTACCGGCGTACGACTTCCGCCGAGAAGGAGTTGTTTTGGACTTGAACTGCCCTAACTCTAAACTTATCCTTGAAAAG GCATCTAAAAACCGGGCATTTATTCACCGCTACACGTGGCTTCTCATTCATAACTCTACGTACAAGTTGGAAACAATCCAGAAGATTCTATCGGACGCGGCTGTACTCCCTGACGCGGACGTCACCTGGTGCGCTGCAGACGACATACTCGATATTCATAGACTCAACGAACACCAACCCTATGTCGTGATGGACTTGGGCTTATCTGTTAATAGCACTATTGAGGATCTGGACGCTGTGTGGAGCACAATACCGACAGCAGCTACCAGGAGGAGGCATTTAAATAACTTAACCATAAACGCTGTTGTCATT GTCTCACAGCCGCAGTACTTCAAAGGCTGGTCGGACCTCTCCAACAGACAGATCGACACTTTTCCGAAACTGACGTACCCGATGCTGATGCTCTGTGCAGAAGACTTGCGTTTCCG GTTTAATCTCAAGCAAGTGGACGAGTACGGCGTGGAGTTGAATGGGTCATTCACGGGCACGGTCGGGCTGCTGCAGCGCGGCCGGGCGGAGCTCGGAGTGGCCTCCATGTTCATGAGGTCCGACCGCTGGAGGGTGCTGCACTTTAGCTCCGAGACTGTAGCGCTGCT TAACGCGTTCATGTTCCGAGCCCCGGCGCAGTCGTCGGTGTCCAACATATTCCTGTTGCCACTGAGTCGCGGGGTGTGGTGCTGCGCCGCCGCCCTGCTCTGCGGCAGCGCGGTGCTGCTGGCCGTCCTGTCCTGCCGACTTGTCGCTGCGGACCCTACCCTGCAGCTGCTGACCCTCCCCGAAATATTTGTATTCTCCATCGGAACTGTTTGTCAACAAG GGTTCTACATCATGCCGAAGCTGTCATCAATCCGCATGATAATGTTCCTAACTCTGCTGACGTCATTATTCACATTCACTGCGTACTCCGCGAAGATCGTGGCCATCCTGCAGACCCCCAGCGCCGCGGTGAGGACGGTGGCCGACCTCGCTGACTCCCACATGGACGTGGGCATTCAGGAGACCACCTATAAGAAGGTTTACTACGCT GAGAGCACGGACCCCAGCATCCTCCGTCTGTTCCATCGCAAGGTGGCTCCGCTGGGCGAGCGCGTCTACATGTCCGTGGTGGAAGGAGTCGAACGCATGAGGACTGGACTCTTCGCTTTTCAG GTGGAACGCAGTTCTGGGTATGAAATCATCAGCAAGACATTTACCGAAAGCGAAAAGTGTGGTCTGATGGAGATCGAAGCGTTCAAGCTGCCGATGGTGGCCGTGCCGCTCAGGAAGCACTCCGGATACCGGGAGCTGTTCGGCACGAG gtTGCGTTGGCAGCGCGAGGTGGGGCTGATGTCGCGGGTCCGCGCCATATGGCTGGCGGCCCGGCCGCGCTGTGAAGGTCGCGGTGTTGGCTTCCGGGCGGTACGGCTGCTCGACATGCTGCCTGCCCTACAG ATGCTCGCAGCCGGAGGACTTGTTGCCGTCGTTTTACTCATCCTAGAAAATGTATATCACCACTACTCCAGAACAGGGAATGTTTTGCGTCGGTAA